AATTAGTCGATAAGTTGACAGTGAGACAGATAAGGTTACCTTTGATGTTCTGCCCACACTCTCTTGCGATTCCGGTGCTAAGAGGATAAAGAGTATCGTCCAAATCTGaagataaaattttgataagtgCCTGGTCAGGAAACTATGTTCACGTAATTAATGTTAAGTTCATTGGTTTATTCCGGTTAGGAAGGTACGTACCGAACAAGAGACAGTCGTACTTCTGCGTCGTTGCAATTCCGTACCGGTTTTCGAACTCCATTCTCTGATTGGATCACaggacaaaaatattaaatgagtTATTACTTTAAATAGAGTTTTGATTCTGAATCACAGAAATTAACACAAATAATTTTGTCAAATGAATGGACAAGGTTCCTTGTGTCTTAAGAAAAGTGGGATAAGATTTTTTGAGACGCGAACAGAGAGATTCAGCGAGTTACAGCCACTccaaaataattattagtaGTACATATACAAACAAAAGAGAATATGTCTATATATGTACGTATCATGTATGCATTTAGCATTAACACGTGTGTGGACAACACAATATAGTGATGGCTCTAAACTGATGCTGAggaaaataaagataaattgGTTCTATTACTGAAATGACTGATGTATTAATCAAAGTAAAACGGTATAACCGTATAAGTAACCGTATAAAGCTATAGAGCTGATCCGATGAAAAACAGCAGGGGATTTGTAAGCAAAAGACAGAACCAACGAAATGTTCATAAACTCAAGAAGGAAACAGGAAGGTGTTGAAGAAGGATTTAGTAGTTCTACCTTAAGCTTAGAACAGAAACTGGCGGATGCAGAGGAAGAAAGAGCAGAATATGTTAAGAGAGAGAAAGGTGCGGGGGAGGGATAGAGAGAGTCATAGAAGGAGTTTATATAGGAAACTCTCTCTGGCTCTTTTCGATCACTAAAAGCTATttgcatttatttatttattttatatattaactttttaattaattatatttcttcCTAActagtttagttttatttaaaccGTGTGTTTCTAAATTCTAAGTTCTAGCGTACAAGTCAAATTAAGAGGATGACCACGCCATTTACATTCTTAAATTCTTAATGCGTGCTAATATATCAAAAGTTGCAATAATTATATGTATCATATGATTGTTTCACAGAAAGAAAGAACTCAAGAAGATACTTAACATTTTTATGGaccagaaaatataattttcgttttttttttatcaatggaAATCCAAGCTTGCGTCTCTAGATGACTCGAGAACCTATGGGAATAATAGCATTCTTTCGTTTTTATATCAACCGAATTTCTTGAGCCACCTAGCttcttatatcatattttacaaatatattttgctTTAAATTAGTCTTTGAATTTTCATCCCGTTTTGGTCCAATAGTTTGGCCGTATGAGTAAGTAATACGTTCAACTTTGGgtatttggattttgattggaGTATCATATGAATTCAATATCGGTTGCCAACTATATAAGCTGTAAGACACCAAGTTGATCAGATCCACCATCATGTGCATCTAAGATAAACTTTTAGAAAGTtgaaatatacataaatatgcaACAATTATTTAACGAAAGCCAAACATTGTTTGTCTAGGTTATAATTCTGCAATTACTAGTACATaccataaatataactaatagtATTGtgtagaaaattataaaatattgttgaaactatGGTTACTTCCATGTTTTTTTTCGTTTGCAGTTTCAATCAATAATTGCCTGATTCGAGCTAACTCTAAAGCGGTCAAGTCTAGTAACAATCCTAAAAAAGCTTCCGTTCGGAAGTTATGAAGTCTTTTTGTGCATGGAACATGTGTGGCTTCAACATGCCACGCAAACATAGAGAAATACGGCGTTGGGTTCAAACAGTAAAATTCACTTTTGGGTGTCTGCTGGAGACGAGGGTTCAGAAAGAAAACTATGGAGTTTGTATGGAGGCAGCGCTACCGGGCTGGGCCTCTATGGCCAATTACGAGTACAGTCAGCTAGGGCACATTTGGTTTTGTTGGACAAACAAGGTGGTTGTGACAAAGCTTCACGTTAGCTCTCAGGTCATCACTTGTGCCGTCCAGTCACATGAAACAGGAGAGCAGTTCATTTGTTCAGCGGTGTATGCTTCGAACAGTGAAATGGAAAGAAGAATTTTGTGGGATGAATTACGAGGTACACAAGTAGCTTATCAGTATTTAGACCTGCCTTGGATAGTCATAGGTGACTTCAAGGCAACCCTTTCTACTAGAGACCATCCCCGTGGGGGTGGCGCCCCTTCCTCTCAACTGGGGATGAGGTATTTCCAAGAATTGGTAGGGGACTGTAATCTTACTGATATGATGTCAACTGGAGCTCTATTCACTTGGTGGAACAAGCGAGATGAGGATCCTATAGGCAAGAAGTTGGATAGAGCTTTGATACACGCGGCTTGGTTTAGAGACTTTCCACAGTCAGTAGCACGATTCGAGGCTGGAGGCATATCTGATCATGCAAGATGTGTGGTTCATATTACTGGTAACCACAATGAAGCCCGCAAACCGTTTCGTTTCTTCAACTACCTTACCGAGCATGCTGAGTTCCTCCCAGTTGTTAAAAGAGTGTGGGAGACTAATCATGAAATTCATCACTCCCGCTCGGCTTTGAGCAGATTCCAAGCCAAGCTAAAGCTCCTCAAGTTTGAAATGAGACTCCT
This genomic stretch from Brassica napus cultivar Da-Ae chromosome C9, Da-Ae, whole genome shotgun sequence harbors:
- the LOC125592810 gene encoding uncharacterized protein LOC125592810 codes for the protein MCGFNMPRKHREIRRWVQTVKFTFGCLLETRVQKENYGVCMEAALPGWASMANYEYSQLGHIWFCWTNKVVVTKLHVSSQVITCAVQSHETGEQFICSAVYASNSEMERRILWDELRGTQVAYQYLDLPWIVIGDFKATLSTRDHPRGGGAPSSQLGMRYFQELVGDCNLTDMMSTGALFTWWNKRDEDPIGKKLDRALIHAAWFRDFPQSVARFEAGGISDHARCVVHITGNHNEARKPFRFFNYLTEHAEFLPVVKRVWETNHEIHHSRSALSRFQAKLKLLKFEMRLLNKTHYGNLPNKTKLAFEEMCHCQNVVLLDPTPVTLAAEAETSARWNKLASIEEKFFRQKSCVRWMGTGDQNTTLFHRSVQTRNASNSITILVNEAGETLTNLPDIKKETVMHFQKFLQVQDMDSEGDSLPLLQELLSYRCTAGSVASLVAPVSAEEIVSALHALPSDKVSGPDGFTKEFFVAAWSIVGREFVVSVQSFFLYGFLPTGINATTLSLIPKTEGA